From Halapricum desulfuricans, a single genomic window includes:
- a CDS encoding aldo/keto reductase: protein MEYTTLGSTGTRVSQLCFGTWRFGRETGGVVETDREQAHELLDAAWDHGINFIDTANVYGTPNGTSEEYIGEWLASHDREDVVIASKVYFPFDGWGEPGPNDRGLGRKHIRAQIEGTLERLGTDYLDLYYIHRWDEDTPIEETMRTLDDLVREGKINYLGASTMASWQLTKALWKSDVEDLASFDVAQPLFHAGYRDDVKDYLDVCADQDIAVCPYSPLAGGFLTGKYERTSDDDPTAFEGPDGARGSLDDRFDDYYLSERGWHVLDEIRAIADELDATPAQVALRWLIEQPDFTTIPIVGARTTGQLDENVGAVDISLSDEQFNRIVDARYAGDGERWGHR, encoded by the coding sequence ATGGAGTATACGACACTCGGATCCACGGGCACGCGCGTCTCACAGCTGTGTTTCGGCACCTGGCGGTTCGGACGGGAGACCGGCGGTGTCGTCGAGACCGACCGCGAGCAGGCCCACGAACTGCTCGATGCGGCCTGGGACCACGGCATCAATTTCATCGACACGGCCAACGTCTACGGGACGCCCAACGGCACCAGCGAGGAGTACATTGGCGAGTGGCTGGCAAGCCACGACCGGGAGGATGTCGTCATCGCCTCGAAGGTGTACTTTCCCTTCGACGGCTGGGGTGAACCCGGCCCGAACGACCGCGGACTGGGGCGCAAGCACATCCGCGCTCAGATCGAGGGGACGCTGGAGCGGCTCGGCACCGACTACCTCGACCTGTACTACATCCACCGCTGGGACGAGGACACCCCGATCGAGGAGACGATGCGGACGCTCGATGACCTCGTTCGCGAGGGGAAAATCAACTACCTGGGTGCCTCGACGATGGCCTCCTGGCAGTTGACAAAAGCACTCTGGAAGAGCGATGTCGAGGACCTGGCCAGCTTCGACGTGGCCCAGCCGCTCTTCCACGCGGGATATCGCGACGACGTGAAAGACTACCTGGACGTCTGTGCCGACCAGGATATCGCGGTCTGTCCCTATTCGCCGCTGGCCGGCGGGTTCCTGACCGGCAAATACGAGCGCACCAGCGACGACGATCCGACGGCCTTCGAAGGGCCGGACGGGGCACGCGGCAGCCTCGACGACCGCTTCGACGATTACTACCTGTCCGAGCGGGGCTGGCACGTGCTGGACGAGATCCGCGCGATCGCCGACGAACTGGACGCCACACCCGCCCAGGTAGCGCTGCGCTGGCTGATCGAGCAGCCGGATTTCACGACGATTCCCATCGTCGGCGCGCGTACGACTGGACAGTTAGACGAGAACGTCGGCGCGGTCGACATCTCGCTGTCCGACGAGCAGTTCAACCGCATCGTCGATGCCCGCTACGCCGGAGACGGCGAGCGCTGGGGCCACAGATAG
- a CDS encoding aminopeptidase, translating into MDDRIHEHAETLVDWSARIESGDDVVLAVDDGAHDLAVATARVLGERDANLISLYQSGEISRAYLQGHGGEFDRDPEYQLELYENADSVLYLGGGRNTAATADVPGDRQNAYSRARQAIREARMDTDWVSTVHPTRSLAQQAGMSHPAYEEFVYDAVLRDWEELAEEMDTLKEILDDGSEARIVGEDTDLTMSIEGRTAVNSAASVAYDSHNLPSGEVFTAPASPEGYVTFDVPMTVRGKRVRDIRLEFEDGVVVDYNASMNEAVIGEILDTDDGAKRLGELGIGMNRGIDRPTDSILFDEKMAETIHLAVGRAYDACLPDGEEGNESAVHVDLITNMDDGSRLLVDGEVIQRDGRFRWEDGFQS; encoded by the coding sequence ATGGACGATCGAATCCACGAGCACGCGGAGACGCTGGTCGACTGGAGCGCACGCATCGAATCCGGTGACGACGTCGTACTGGCCGTCGATGACGGCGCTCACGATCTCGCAGTCGCGACCGCCCGAGTGTTGGGTGAACGAGACGCAAATCTCATATCGCTATATCAATCCGGCGAGATCTCACGGGCATATCTCCAGGGGCACGGTGGCGAATTCGACCGCGACCCGGAGTACCAGCTCGAGCTATACGAAAACGCGGACAGCGTGCTGTATCTCGGCGGCGGTCGCAATACGGCTGCGACGGCGGACGTGCCGGGCGATCGACAGAACGCGTACAGCCGCGCTCGGCAGGCGATTCGTGAGGCGCGGATGGACACCGACTGGGTCTCGACGGTCCACCCCACTCGGTCGCTGGCCCAGCAGGCCGGCATGAGTCACCCCGCATACGAGGAGTTCGTGTACGACGCGGTTCTCCGAGACTGGGAGGAGCTGGCCGAGGAGATGGATACGCTAAAGGAGATTCTGGACGACGGAAGCGAAGCCAGGATCGTCGGCGAGGACACCGATCTGACGATGTCGATCGAGGGTCGAACCGCGGTCAACAGCGCGGCGTCGGTCGCGTACGACTCACACAATCTCCCCAGCGGCGAGGTCTTTACCGCGCCGGCGTCCCCCGAAGGGTACGTGACGTTCGACGTTCCGATGACGGTTCGGGGCAAACGCGTTCGGGACATTCGCCTGGAGTTCGAAGACGGTGTCGTCGTCGATTACAACGCGTCGATGAACGAAGCTGTCATCGGGGAGATACTGGATACCGACGACGGCGCGAAGCGACTGGGCGAACTCGGGATCGGGATGAACCGCGGGATCGATCGACCGACTGACTCGATCCTCTTCGACGAGAAGATGGCCGAGACCATCCACCTCGCCGTGGGTCGGGCCTACGACGCCTGTCTTCCGGACGGTGAGGAGGGCAACGAGAGCGCCGTCCACGTCGATCTGATCACGAACATGGACGACGGGTCGCGCTTGCTGGTCGACGGCGAGGTGATCCAGCGGGACGGCCGTTTCCGCTGGGAAGACGGATTCCAGTCGTAG
- a CDS encoding MBL fold metallo-hydrolase, which translates to MEITPRVRTRAIDWSYGNYEEPLSVHVAWPAETTVLVGGGDESIDSAVVAFAREHDVEAVIIEHAHVDHYGAVPALVDELGVTVAAPARDRAALPGIDVDVPLHDGDTHWGIESIATPGHTPGNMAYMSGNVLFAGDTVVGSDSQFAADDDWSGPLAVIESRFNHDDTRARESVRRLQELNVETILVSHGSHVRHSATDAIETLLSDLR; encoded by the coding sequence ATGGAGATCACACCCCGGGTTCGGACCCGCGCCATCGATTGGTCTTACGGCAATTACGAAGAGCCGCTGTCTGTCCACGTCGCTTGGCCTGCCGAGACGACGGTTCTGGTCGGCGGTGGCGACGAATCGATCGATTCGGCGGTCGTCGCGTTCGCCCGTGAACACGACGTCGAGGCCGTCATCATCGAGCACGCGCACGTCGATCACTACGGCGCGGTTCCGGCGCTCGTTGACGAGCTCGGCGTGACCGTCGCTGCCCCGGCACGTGATCGCGCTGCACTCCCGGGGATCGACGTCGACGTACCCCTGCACGACGGCGACACCCACTGGGGGATCGAGTCGATCGCGACACCGGGTCACACGCCGGGGAATATGGCGTATATGTCCGGTAACGTGTTGTTCGCCGGCGATACGGTCGTCGGGAGCGATTCACAGTTCGCAGCGGACGACGACTGGAGCGGGCCGCTTGCGGTTATCGAGTCACGATTCAATCACGACGACACTCGGGCCCGCGAGAGCGTTCGCCGGCTACAGGAACTGAACGTCGAGACGATCCTCGTCTCACACGGCTCGCACGTTCGTCACAGCGCGACAGACGCCATCGAAACGTTGCTCTCCGACCTTCGGTGA
- a CDS encoding translation initiation factor eIF-2B, with amino-acid sequence MIDQTIEEIEEMQTHSSSIVAVKAAAALRSLTDGDFPTVEEYVRALDRNSSALRRAKPSHASLYKTQRQIVTTVSDADADTVEEAQQLTEQVIDKVIETVESAKEQAAERAVELIDDGATLLTHDYSTTVLRTIELALEEGYELTVYITEGRPRYLGRKTARALAEFDGVDPHLIVDNASGHFLSNCDRVLVGMDSVVDGHLHNRIGTYPIAATAADVGVPVTAVGASAKIPEGGFQFENEFRPVSEVMREPAEGFTIENPNYDATPVELLDSIVTDDGIRQYE; translated from the coding sequence ATGATCGACCAGACCATCGAAGAGATCGAGGAGATGCAGACGCATAGCTCCTCGATCGTGGCGGTCAAGGCGGCTGCCGCGCTTCGGTCGCTGACTGACGGCGATTTCCCGACAGTCGAGGAGTACGTCCGTGCGCTCGACCGCAACAGCAGTGCGCTTCGCCGGGCCAAACCCTCTCACGCCTCGCTGTACAAGACCCAGCGACAGATCGTCACGACGGTCTCCGACGCCGACGCCGACACAGTCGAGGAGGCACAACAACTCACCGAACAGGTCATCGACAAGGTGATCGAGACGGTCGAATCCGCGAAAGAGCAGGCGGCCGAACGGGCCGTCGAACTCATCGACGATGGAGCAACGTTGCTCACACACGATTACTCGACGACGGTCCTTCGCACGATCGAGTTGGCCCTCGAAGAGGGATACGAGCTGACTGTCTACATCACGGAGGGGCGACCGCGGTATCTCGGTCGCAAGACTGCACGGGCGCTCGCGGAGTTCGACGGTGTCGACCCGCATCTGATCGTCGACAACGCCAGCGGCCACTTTCTGTCGAACTGTGACCGGGTACTCGTCGGGATGGACAGCGTCGTCGACGGACACCTGCACAATCGCATTGGCACGTATCCGATCGCGGCGACGGCGGCGGACGTGGGTGTTCCAGTCACGGCCGTGGGCGCGAGCGCGAAGATACCCGAGGGCGGCTTCCAGTTCGAAAACGAGTTCCGTCCAGTCAGTGAGGTTATGCGCGAACCCGCTGAAGGGTTCACCATCGAGAACCCGAACTACGACGCTACCCCTGTCGAACTGCTTGATTCGATCGTCACCGACGACGGAATCCGCCAATACGAGTAA
- a CDS encoding mechanosensitive ion channel family protein → MASELMSVLVHLLVGSVFRNWSRILRDYVAAGVGELLQVVAVFGVAYVLAQLFVRLFGPRISTRFERPSLARVTVRGGTVAIYLIALFSVLRIYGFRLSQIALTVTVFTAVLGVVLAPIVGSFISGIFLLADQPYEIGDMIEIADTGQRGFVEDITLRYTKVFTLENTFVVVPNGTMRDRDVINYSAEDRRTRQSLDFVVTYEGDLDQARELIENAARSVDGVIRGGPSIRIGPSGYPANPTCHVAEYGDHGVHLTLRYWVEEPYKLAAIKSNVLSEIWERLEGADVEIAYPHSHMVFDETSGELPVSMRSGEGDTPREH, encoded by the coding sequence GTGGCATCCGAACTGATGTCCGTACTTGTTCACCTGCTTGTCGGGTCAGTATTCCGTAATTGGAGCCGGATTCTCAGAGACTACGTCGCTGCCGGCGTAGGTGAGCTACTGCAGGTCGTTGCCGTGTTCGGTGTAGCGTACGTCCTCGCCCAGTTGTTTGTCCGACTGTTCGGCCCGCGTATCTCCACACGCTTCGAGCGCCCGAGTCTCGCTCGCGTGACGGTCCGTGGCGGCACCGTGGCAATCTATCTGATCGCGTTGTTCTCCGTGCTGCGTATCTACGGGTTCCGGCTCAGCCAGATCGCGCTGACGGTGACCGTGTTCACTGCCGTACTCGGTGTCGTACTCGCACCGATCGTGGGGAGCTTCATCAGCGGCATCTTTCTGCTGGCCGACCAGCCCTACGAGATCGGCGATATGATCGAGATCGCTGACACGGGCCAGCGCGGTTTCGTCGAGGACATCACGCTCCGGTACACCAAGGTATTCACCCTCGAGAACACCTTCGTCGTCGTCCCGAACGGAACGATGCGAGACCGGGACGTGATCAACTACTCCGCGGAAGACAGGCGAACACGCCAGTCACTCGACTTTGTCGTCACGTACGAGGGCGATCTCGATCAGGCGCGAGAGCTGATCGAGAACGCCGCACGGTCGGTCGACGGCGTCATTCGAGGTGGTCCGAGTATCCGTATTGGACCGAGCGGATACCCTGCGAATCCGACGTGTCATGTGGCTGAATACGGCGATCACGGGGTGCATCTGACTCTCCGATACTGGGTCGAAGAGCCATACAAGCTCGCAGCTATCAAGTCGAACGTCTTGTCCGAGATCTGGGAGCGACTCGAAGGCGCTGACGTCGAAATCGCGTATCCCCACTCGCACATGGTCTTCGACGAGACGAGCGGCGAACTTCCAGTCTCGATGCGTTCCGGCGAAGGCGATACTCCGCGAGAGCATTGA
- a CDS encoding class 1 fructose-bisphosphatase, giving the protein MAAPGPRSNDPETADESACITTIVDTIADIVPKLRTAFETHRSYEGDYNPSGEEMLAADVYADELLESRLGGLDCIGTYASEERADPIQVGTGLSIAVDPLDGSSNLGSNNGVGTIVGIYDGDLPASGHDLVGAMYVLYGPTTTAMVATDDGVTEYLCSDGQREVLTPSVSLPETGTVYGFGGPVPEWPSAFRRYAMSVQRRLKRRYGGALVADVNQVLSHGGVFAYPSLETRPSGKLRLQFEANPIAYIIEQANGLSYQGSGSVLETEPERLHQRTPLFVGSPEPLAELIETLGGKATPPTITTRHSPWE; this is encoded by the coding sequence ATGGCCGCACCTGGCCCTCGGTCGAACGATCCCGAGACGGCGGACGAATCGGCCTGTATTACCACTATTGTCGACACGATCGCGGACATCGTGCCGAAGCTACGCACAGCTTTCGAGACACATCGCAGTTACGAGGGCGACTACAATCCGAGTGGGGAGGAAATGCTCGCTGCGGACGTCTACGCTGACGAGCTACTCGAATCGAGACTGGGCGGGCTCGACTGTATCGGGACCTACGCTAGTGAGGAACGAGCCGATCCGATACAGGTCGGCACCGGTCTGTCAATCGCCGTCGATCCGCTTGACGGCTCAAGCAATCTGGGGTCGAACAACGGTGTCGGAACGATCGTCGGTATCTACGATGGGGATCTGCCAGCCAGTGGCCACGACCTCGTCGGCGCGATGTACGTCCTGTACGGACCGACGACGACAGCAATGGTCGCCACCGACGACGGTGTCACCGAATATCTTTGTTCTGACGGTCAGCGCGAGGTGTTGACGCCGTCGGTATCACTTCCAGAGACGGGTACTGTCTACGGGTTCGGTGGCCCCGTTCCCGAGTGGCCGAGTGCGTTTCGTCGATACGCCATGTCGGTCCAGCGGCGGCTGAAACGACGCTATGGTGGCGCACTCGTCGCTGACGTCAATCAGGTCCTGAGTCACGGCGGTGTGTTCGCCTATCCGAGTCTGGAGACGCGCCCGTCCGGCAAGCTCCGACTGCAGTTCGAGGCGAACCCGATCGCATATATTATCGAGCAGGCGAACGGCCTATCGTATCAGGGAAGCGGTTCCGTACTCGAAACGGAGCCTGAGCGCCTCCACCAGCGGACGCCGTTGTTCGTCGGCAGCCCCGAACCGCTGGCCGAACTCATCGAAACACTGGGTGGCAAGGCTACTCCACCCACGATAACGACCCGCCACTCTCCCTGGGAATAA
- a CDS encoding tyrosine-type recombinase/integrase, with protein MSRTDDPEEDPIAYFLQDIAYQGKSERTQAAYERVLRDFARFLDDEGDNYATAVATLAAATHRDCMAYIHSLRGTVAESTVATYASYLHRFYGYMTQVGTFDSNPMALVVEEIDESIDTDPQRREISLMEMRSFLDRLTHPLDRAIVVTLLKTGIRAGELCNLDQRDLNLTDDPRNGVTVRPQLEGRPDSLYVSATPTRGSQTNGEHRRASNKRQRDTVIPVDSELRNVLTRWLAVRPDSISNANPLFTGTADNWGRRITTDMVHHTVTSHASDAGWYHDGAGAADNVTPHYFRHFFTTHLRDRTGDRGIVKYLRGDVAQDIIDTYTHDWGSRVRDVYEQHIYQLL; from the coding sequence ATGAGCCGGACAGACGATCCGGAGGAGGACCCGATCGCGTACTTCCTGCAGGACATCGCGTATCAGGGCAAAAGCGAGCGTACACAGGCCGCTTACGAGCGCGTGCTACGGGATTTTGCGCGGTTCCTGGACGATGAGGGTGACAACTATGCGACGGCCGTAGCGACACTCGCTGCGGCCACACACCGCGACTGTATGGCTTATATTCACAGCCTCCGCGGGACAGTCGCCGAGAGTACGGTGGCGACATATGCGTCCTATCTGCACCGTTTTTACGGCTATATGACGCAAGTCGGGACGTTCGATTCGAATCCGATGGCACTCGTCGTCGAAGAGATCGACGAGTCGATCGACACGGACCCACAGCGACGTGAGATATCGCTGATGGAAATGCGGTCGTTTCTTGATCGATTGACTCATCCGCTCGATCGGGCGATCGTCGTGACATTACTCAAGACCGGGATTCGTGCCGGAGAACTCTGCAATTTGGACCAGCGCGATCTCAATCTCACGGACGATCCTCGCAATGGCGTGACTGTACGCCCGCAACTGGAGGGGCGGCCCGACTCACTGTACGTGTCAGCGACACCGACACGGGGATCACAGACGAACGGAGAACACCGGCGAGCGTCGAACAAGCGCCAGCGCGACACTGTCATCCCAGTTGATTCCGAGTTGCGGAATGTCCTTACACGGTGGCTTGCTGTTCGACCCGACTCTATCTCCAATGCAAATCCGCTTTTCACGGGTACGGCAGACAACTGGGGGCGGCGAATCACGACCGATATGGTCCATCATACGGTGACGAGCCACGCCAGCGATGCCGGCTGGTATCACGACGGTGCCGGTGCAGCGGATAACGTCACGCCACATTATTTCCGCCACTTTTTCACGACCCATCTACGCGATCGAACCGGTGATCGTGGGATCGTCAAGTATCTCCGTGGTGACGTTGCACAGGACATCATCGACACGTACACTCACGACTGGGGATCCCGCGTTCGGGACGTATACGAACAACACATCTATCAGCTGCTGTGA
- a CDS encoding DUF5805 domain-containing protein, whose protein sequence is MSDEQVDTSRTVVKTYVPAYQKDEWREHADELDMSQSEFVRTMVQAGRRGFPEQPTPDESKETSTEETTTSDGTDTSDGLEQRVESVLTAGEYYSWDELLAAITDNIEERLDETLADLQEENVVRYSGRNGGYTLVT, encoded by the coding sequence ATGTCGGACGAACAGGTCGATACGTCGCGGACTGTCGTCAAAACGTACGTTCCCGCATATCAAAAAGACGAATGGCGCGAACACGCTGACGAGCTCGACATGAGCCAAAGCGAGTTCGTCCGTACGATGGTGCAGGCAGGTCGGCGCGGCTTTCCGGAGCAACCGACTCCGGACGAAAGCAAGGAGACATCGACCGAGGAAACGACAACGAGCGACGGAACGGATACCTCTGACGGGCTCGAACAGCGCGTCGAATCCGTGCTCACGGCGGGCGAGTATTACAGCTGGGACGAACTGCTGGCGGCGATTACCGACAATATCGAGGAACGCCTCGATGAGACACTGGCTGACCTGCAAGAGGAGAACGTCGTCCGCTACAGTGGGCGAAACGGTGGCTACACTCTCGTCACATGA
- a CDS encoding polyprenyl synthetase family protein, whose translation MRDVLADWQPVIDDAIAEVLPREIDEQYLADFFGAPTYAYDPDAIQQALSDPIWELLDRGGKRWRAVLAAQLFEGFGADPTDYLQYAIIPEILHNGTIIVDDVEDGASKRRGGPALHLEYGTDIALNAGNAMYFLPLKIITRNGGDLDAETRLEIYEMLMYELNRTHLGQGMDIWWHNEKEIQATEAEYCEMGACKTGCIGRIVARLPAIITGQTNEVEQRVAEYAEQMSIAFQIGDDILDIEHTLDQAGEFGKEFGNDIREGKKTLMAIHAAEHASASDTARLEEILWADTNTDEEIMEAIEIYQSAGSIDYARERAEAMARQARERLPDEQLDPAIAERLAAFTRFVIERDK comes from the coding sequence ATGCGGGACGTGCTTGCTGACTGGCAGCCAGTCATCGACGATGCGATCGCCGAGGTATTGCCGCGCGAGATCGACGAGCAGTATCTGGCGGACTTTTTCGGAGCGCCGACGTACGCATACGACCCGGATGCGATTCAACAGGCGCTGTCCGATCCAATCTGGGAGCTTCTGGATCGTGGGGGAAAGCGATGGCGAGCCGTACTGGCGGCCCAGCTGTTCGAGGGATTCGGTGCCGACCCGACGGACTACCTTCAGTACGCGATCATTCCCGAGATCCTCCACAACGGGACGATCATCGTCGACGATGTCGAAGACGGAGCAAGCAAGCGCCGTGGGGGACCAGCCTTGCATCTCGAGTATGGGACGGACATCGCGTTGAATGCAGGTAACGCGATGTACTTCTTGCCGTTGAAGATCATCACCCGAAACGGTGGCGATCTCGACGCGGAAACTCGCCTGGAGATATACGAGATGTTGATGTACGAACTCAATCGGACCCATCTCGGCCAGGGAATGGATATCTGGTGGCACAATGAAAAGGAGATACAGGCCACCGAAGCGGAATACTGTGAGATGGGTGCGTGCAAGACTGGCTGCATCGGTCGGATCGTCGCCAGATTGCCTGCTATCATTACTGGGCAAACGAACGAGGTCGAGCAACGTGTCGCCGAGTACGCCGAACAGATGAGCATCGCGTTCCAGATCGGCGACGACATTCTCGACATCGAACACACGCTCGATCAGGCAGGCGAGTTCGGCAAGGAGTTCGGTAACGACATCCGGGAGGGCAAAAAGACGCTAATGGCGATCCATGCAGCAGAACACGCCTCGGCGAGTGACACTGCCCGCCTCGAAGAGATCCTCTGGGCGGATACCAACACGGACGAGGAGATCATGGAGGCAATCGAGATATACCAGTCCGCGGGTAGCATCGACTACGCACGCGAGCGTGCCGAAGCAATGGCCCGACAGGCCAGAGAGCGCCTTCCGGACGAACAGCTTGATCCCGCGATTGCCGAGCGACTGGCGGCGTTCACGCGGTTCGTCATCGAGCGCGACAAGTAG
- a CDS encoding halocyanin domain-containing protein translates to MTNSETSRRDFLRAAAGGTASGAGALAVSGSAAAQASVQPDYGGYLSSANGFNGSTTDLRGQDAVTIEVGAGSDGYAFNPAAVWVDPGTTITWEWTGNGGDHNVVGENTDFSSGDPVGEEGYTYEQTFEESGIVTYYCDPHQNLGMLGAVAVGDDIATVEVGGTSGPSLPGSAKTIGVASGVAMASTLGLAYFFMKYGGDYGEPEV, encoded by the coding sequence ATGACGAACTCCGAGACGTCCCGACGTGACTTTCTCAGGGCAGCAGCTGGCGGTACCGCCAGCGGTGCTGGCGCACTCGCGGTGAGCGGATCGGCGGCCGCGCAGGCGAGCGTCCAACCGGACTACGGCGGATACTTGAGCAGTGCTAACGGGTTCAACGGCTCGACGACTGATCTCCGTGGCCAGGACGCGGTCACGATCGAAGTCGGGGCCGGCAGTGACGGCTACGCGTTCAACCCGGCCGCCGTCTGGGTCGATCCCGGCACCACGATCACCTGGGAGTGGACCGGCAACGGCGGTGACCACAACGTCGTCGGCGAAAACACCGACTTCTCCTCGGGCGATCCCGTCGGCGAGGAAGGCTACACCTACGAACAGACCTTCGAAGAATCAGGCATCGTCACCTACTACTGTGACCCCCATCAGAACCTCGGCATGCTCGGCGCCGTCGCCGTCGGCGACGACATTGCCACCGTCGAGGTCGGCGGCACGAGCGGACCAAGCCTTCCGGGGAGTGCAAAGACGATCGGTGTCGCTTCCGGCGTCGCGATGGCCTCGACGCTCGGGCTCGCATACTTCTTCATGAAGTATGGTGGCGACTACGGTGAGCCAGAGGTCTGA
- a CDS encoding type II toxin-antitoxin system RatA family toxin, protein MDTIEVTTVVYRPKADVYEFLVDFPRYAELSEHLRTVHQNGDGSPRTTYRLEFAWWKLTYTARSTVTDLTPPERIDWRLTKDIDARGSWVLESESPPGERDAATRIRFIVHYDPQSAGAGSIDLPRFVSLGWVIERVKPLIRDEAERIVERLVTEIEGESRPVDLEIHTSRSETGQTSGSP, encoded by the coding sequence GTGGACACGATCGAAGTCACCACTGTCGTGTACCGCCCGAAAGCCGACGTGTACGAGTTTCTCGTCGACTTTCCACGATACGCGGAGCTGTCCGAACACCTTCGGACGGTCCACCAGAACGGCGATGGGTCTCCGAGGACTACCTATCGCCTCGAATTCGCCTGGTGGAAACTCACCTATACCGCTCGGTCGACTGTGACTGACCTCACGCCGCCGGAACGGATTGACTGGCGGCTCACGAAGGATATCGACGCTCGTGGGTCCTGGGTACTCGAATCCGAATCACCTCCCGGGGAACGAGACGCTGCAACACGGATTCGGTTTATCGTCCACTATGACCCTCAGTCAGCCGGTGCAGGGTCGATCGATCTCCCCCGCTTTGTCTCGCTCGGTTGGGTGATCGAACGAGTCAAGCCGCTCATCCGGGACGAGGCCGAACGAATCGTCGAGCGACTGGTCACTGAGATCGAAGGTGAGTCCCGACCTGTCGACCTCGAAATCCACACGAGCCGGAGTGAAACAGGTCAGACCTCTGGCTCACCGTAG
- the trpB gene encoding tryptophan synthase subunit beta, which yields MSEDTGDFEGYGGRHVPDMLEEPLERLANAFDEIVQTETFQDEFRSILRQYAGRPTPLYHAENLSERWGGEIYLKREDLLHGGAHKINNAVGQGLLAKKAGKERLIAETGAGQHGTATAMAGALFDMDTEIYMGRKDVQRQRMNVFRMRLMGADVTEVTQGGEGLADAVDVALEDLARNIEDTHYLVGSVVGPDPFPRMVREFQSVIGTEAREQILEQVGELPDAAVACVGGGSNAIGLFHAFRDDDVAFYGGEGGGEGSGSDRHAAPLDDGTDDVIHGMKTRVIDDDVDVHSVSAGLDYPGVGPEHAMFRETGRAQYRAISDDEALEAFRTLSETEGIIPALETSHGLAMAKQVLEETSHETIIINLSGRGDKDMETAAEHFDLA from the coding sequence ATGTCAGAAGACACCGGTGATTTCGAGGGATACGGGGGCAGGCACGTCCCCGACATGCTGGAGGAACCGCTCGAACGCCTCGCAAACGCGTTCGACGAGATCGTACAGACGGAGACGTTCCAGGACGAATTTCGCTCGATACTCCGACAGTACGCCGGCCGGCCGACGCCCCTGTATCACGCCGAGAACCTCTCCGAGCGGTGGGGCGGTGAGATCTATCTGAAACGCGAGGATCTGCTGCACGGTGGGGCACACAAGATCAACAACGCGGTCGGACAGGGACTGCTCGCGAAAAAGGCCGGCAAGGAACGGCTGATCGCCGAGACAGGAGCCGGCCAACACGGTACGGCGACGGCAATGGCCGGCGCGCTGTTCGACATGGACACCGAGATCTACATGGGCCGGAAAGACGTCCAGCGCCAGCGGATGAACGTCTTCCGGATGCGGCTGATGGGCGCGGATGTCACGGAAGTCACCCAGGGCGGTGAGGGGCTCGCCGATGCAGTCGACGTGGCGCTCGAGGACCTGGCGCGGAACATCGAGGACACTCACTACCTGGTCGGGAGCGTCGTCGGACCGGACCCGTTCCCGCGGATGGTTCGGGAGTTTCAATCGGTCATCGGCACGGAAGCACGCGAACAGATCCTCGAACAGGTGGGCGAACTGCCAGATGCCGCAGTCGCCTGCGTCGGCGGCGGTTCGAACGCGATCGGGCTCTTTCACGCGTTCCGCGACGACGACGTTGCCTTCTACGGCGGGGAAGGCGGCGGTGAGGGGTCGGGGTCGGACCGACACGCCGCCCCGCTCGACGACGGGACTGACGACGTGATCCACGGCATGAAAACGCGCGTGATCGACGACGATGTCGACGTGCACTCTGTATCGGCCGGACTCGACTATCCCGGCGTCGGTCCCGAGCACGCGATGTTCCGCGAGACCGGTCGCGCACAGTACCGTGCGATCTCAGACGACGAAGCACTAGAGGCGTTCCGAACGCTCAGCGAGACCGAAGGTATCATCCCCGCACTGGAGACCAGCCACGGGCTCGCGATGGCCAAGCAGGTGCTCGAGGAGACCAGCCACGAGACGATCATCATCAATCTGAGCGGTCGCGGTGACAAGGATATGGAGACTGCAGCCGAGCATTTCGATCTGGCGTAG